The following proteins are co-located in the Xiphophorus maculatus strain JP 163 A chromosome 8, X_maculatus-5.0-male, whole genome shotgun sequence genome:
- the fbxw5 gene encoding F-box/WD repeat-containing protein 5 isoform X2 produces the protein MDWGPSLPDSLVLEIFLHLPHDAVLRAGLTCRQWQAVSRDEFLWRELFYSYYRIPRSVPRHPSAVSWYREFKRLYDCIPCVEVQTLREHSDQVLHLAFSHRGHRFSSCSKDCTVKLWDTERQDGNISLVHSSSMRQFNWGYTQFSQFNPDDTLLLVSGVYLGPHHSSSGEIAVISLENYTLLSRVRNKPYDVFGCWLNETHLISGNLHWIGNMTSCSVLWLNKAFQDIESENVNVVKRLFKIQNINASTIRTVMVAHCRRHDNPDLLLDYEAQSQARRQKAEQDNQHHPLLFDLGASGSEEEEEAESEEQCGTDGRSHGFSSARIPQPTISGLDHVIHSRKHVGARELQIETQVAQMMGRAYTKAPDSNLIDPSEPGEGEDKTYLLFTTGSLTYSPHQIGIKRIKPDQMTTSGPVLGEERSSEEFFDSLDHVIDIHGHIIGMGLSPDHRYLYVNSRAWPKGCVISDPMSPPPIAEEIDMHVIDLKSLREERRSLRAHRAFTPNDECFFIFLDVSRDFVASGAEDKHGYIWDRHYNICLARLAHDDVVNSVAFSPADQELLLSASDDSTIKVWRSPRMVRLSQASPRQLRPRSLLPSWLLRHKNSTFSGSVNGKAVSEGWKKPSEGK, from the exons ATGGATTGGGGTCCAAGTCTGCCGGACAGCTTGGTTTTGGAGATCTTCCTGCATCTGCCCCACGATGCCGTGCTGAGAGCCGGCCTGACCTGCAGACAATGGCAGGCGGTCTCCAGAGATGAGTTCCTGTGGAGGGAGCTGTTCTACAGTTACTACCGGATACCGCGCTCCGTTCCTCGACACCCGT CGGCCGTGTCGTGGTACAGGGAGTTCAAGCGTCTATATGACTGCATCCCGTGTGTGGAAGTCCAGACGCTGAGGGAGCACAGTGACCAGGTGCTTCACTTGGCTTTCTCCCACAGGGGCCATCGCTTCTCTTCCTGCTCTAAGGACTGCACAGTTAAG CTGTGGGACACGGAACGGCAAGATGGAAACATCTCGTTGGTGCACAGCTCCAGCATGCGTCAGTTTAACTGGGGCTACACCCAGTTCTCCCAGTTCAACCCCGACGATACCCTGCTGCTCGTATCCGGCGTCTACCTGGGCCCACACCACTCATCTTCTGGGGAAATTGCCGTCATTAGTCTGG AAAATTACACGCTGCTGTCGCGGGTCAGGAACAAACCGTACGACGTGTTTGGCTGCTGGCTGAACGAGACGCACCTGATCTCGGGGAACCTGCACTGGATCGGCAACATGACGTCCTGCTCGGTGCTCTGGCTCAACAAAGCTTTCCAG GATATCGAGTCCGAGAACGTAAACGTCGTGAAGCGTCTTTTCAAGATCCAGAACATCAACGCCAGCACCATCCGGACGGTGATGGTGGCGCACTGTCGCCGCCACGACAACCCGGACCTGCTGCTGGACTACGAGGCTCAGTCTCAGGCGAGGCGGCAGAAAGCAGAGCAGGACAATCAGCATCACCCTCTTCTGTTCGACCTGGGAGCCTCGGgcagcgaggaagaggaggaggcggagagCGAGGAGCAATGCGGCACGGACGGAAGGAGCCACGGCTTCTCGTCCGCACGGATCCCCCAGCCCACGATATCCGGCCTGGACCACGTCATTCAT AGCCGTAAACACGTGGGGGCCAGGGAGCTGCAGATTGAGACCCAGGTTGCTCAGATGATGGGTAGAGCCTACACCAAGGCCCCTGACTCCAACCTCATCGACCCCTCTGAGCCTGGAGAGGGCGAGGATAAAACATACTTACTCTTCACCACCGGCAGCCTTACCTACTCCCCCCACCAGATAG GCATTAAGCGCATCAAGCCTGACCAGATGACCACCTCCGGCCCTGTGCTCGGAGAGGAGAGGAGCTCCGAGGAGTTCTTTGATTCACTGGACCACGTTATTGATATTCACGGCCACATCATTGGAATGGGCCTTTCTCCTGACCACAG GTATCTTTATGTAAATAGCCGAGCTTGGCCGAAGGGATGCGTGATCTCAGATCCCATGTCCCCGCCTCCCATCGCCGAGGAGATAGACATGCACGTCATCGACCTGAAGAGTttgagggaggagaggagaagtCTCCGGGCCCACCGGGCCTTCACGCCCAACGACGAGTGCTTCTTCATCTTCCTGGATGTCAGCAGGGACTTCGTTGCCAG CGGAGCCGAGGACAAGCACGGCTACATCTGGGACCGCCACTACAACATCTGCCTCGCGCGACTGGCGCACGACGACGTGGTGAACTCGGTGGCGTTCAGCCCCGCCGaccaggagctgctgctctccGCCAGCGACGACTCCACCATC
- the fbxw5 gene encoding F-box/WD repeat-containing protein 5 isoform X1: MDWGPSLPDSLVLEIFLHLPHDAVLRAGLTCRQWQAVSRDEFLWRELFYSYYRIPRSVPRHPSAVSWYREFKRLYDCIPCVEVQTLREHSDQVLHLAFSHRGHRFSSCSKDCTVKLWDTERQDGNISLVHSSSMRQFNWGYTQFSQFNPDDTLLLVSGVYLGPHHSSSGEIAVISLENYTLLSRVRNKPYDVFGCWLNETHLISGNLHWIGNMTSCSVLWLNKAFQVNLPELDIESENVNVVKRLFKIQNINASTIRTVMVAHCRRHDNPDLLLDYEAQSQARRQKAEQDNQHHPLLFDLGASGSEEEEEAESEEQCGTDGRSHGFSSARIPQPTISGLDHVIHSRKHVGARELQIETQVAQMMGRAYTKAPDSNLIDPSEPGEGEDKTYLLFTTGSLTYSPHQIGIKRIKPDQMTTSGPVLGEERSSEEFFDSLDHVIDIHGHIIGMGLSPDHRYLYVNSRAWPKGCVISDPMSPPPIAEEIDMHVIDLKSLREERRSLRAHRAFTPNDECFFIFLDVSRDFVASGAEDKHGYIWDRHYNICLARLAHDDVVNSVAFSPADQELLLSASDDSTIKVWRSPRMVRLSQASPRQLRPRSLLPSWLLRHKNSTFSGSVNGKAVSEGWKKPSEGK; encoded by the exons ATGGATTGGGGTCCAAGTCTGCCGGACAGCTTGGTTTTGGAGATCTTCCTGCATCTGCCCCACGATGCCGTGCTGAGAGCCGGCCTGACCTGCAGACAATGGCAGGCGGTCTCCAGAGATGAGTTCCTGTGGAGGGAGCTGTTCTACAGTTACTACCGGATACCGCGCTCCGTTCCTCGACACCCGT CGGCCGTGTCGTGGTACAGGGAGTTCAAGCGTCTATATGACTGCATCCCGTGTGTGGAAGTCCAGACGCTGAGGGAGCACAGTGACCAGGTGCTTCACTTGGCTTTCTCCCACAGGGGCCATCGCTTCTCTTCCTGCTCTAAGGACTGCACAGTTAAG CTGTGGGACACGGAACGGCAAGATGGAAACATCTCGTTGGTGCACAGCTCCAGCATGCGTCAGTTTAACTGGGGCTACACCCAGTTCTCCCAGTTCAACCCCGACGATACCCTGCTGCTCGTATCCGGCGTCTACCTGGGCCCACACCACTCATCTTCTGGGGAAATTGCCGTCATTAGTCTGG AAAATTACACGCTGCTGTCGCGGGTCAGGAACAAACCGTACGACGTGTTTGGCTGCTGGCTGAACGAGACGCACCTGATCTCGGGGAACCTGCACTGGATCGGCAACATGACGTCCTGCTCGGTGCTCTGGCTCAACAAAGCTTTCCAGGTCAACTTGCCTGAACTg GATATCGAGTCCGAGAACGTAAACGTCGTGAAGCGTCTTTTCAAGATCCAGAACATCAACGCCAGCACCATCCGGACGGTGATGGTGGCGCACTGTCGCCGCCACGACAACCCGGACCTGCTGCTGGACTACGAGGCTCAGTCTCAGGCGAGGCGGCAGAAAGCAGAGCAGGACAATCAGCATCACCCTCTTCTGTTCGACCTGGGAGCCTCGGgcagcgaggaagaggaggaggcggagagCGAGGAGCAATGCGGCACGGACGGAAGGAGCCACGGCTTCTCGTCCGCACGGATCCCCCAGCCCACGATATCCGGCCTGGACCACGTCATTCAT AGCCGTAAACACGTGGGGGCCAGGGAGCTGCAGATTGAGACCCAGGTTGCTCAGATGATGGGTAGAGCCTACACCAAGGCCCCTGACTCCAACCTCATCGACCCCTCTGAGCCTGGAGAGGGCGAGGATAAAACATACTTACTCTTCACCACCGGCAGCCTTACCTACTCCCCCCACCAGATAG GCATTAAGCGCATCAAGCCTGACCAGATGACCACCTCCGGCCCTGTGCTCGGAGAGGAGAGGAGCTCCGAGGAGTTCTTTGATTCACTGGACCACGTTATTGATATTCACGGCCACATCATTGGAATGGGCCTTTCTCCTGACCACAG GTATCTTTATGTAAATAGCCGAGCTTGGCCGAAGGGATGCGTGATCTCAGATCCCATGTCCCCGCCTCCCATCGCCGAGGAGATAGACATGCACGTCATCGACCTGAAGAGTttgagggaggagaggagaagtCTCCGGGCCCACCGGGCCTTCACGCCCAACGACGAGTGCTTCTTCATCTTCCTGGATGTCAGCAGGGACTTCGTTGCCAG CGGAGCCGAGGACAAGCACGGCTACATCTGGGACCGCCACTACAACATCTGCCTCGCGCGACTGGCGCACGACGACGTGGTGAACTCGGTGGCGTTCAGCCCCGCCGaccaggagctgctgctctccGCCAGCGACGACTCCACCATC